A single Gambusia affinis linkage group LG22, SWU_Gaff_1.0, whole genome shotgun sequence DNA region contains:
- the wdr21 gene encoding WD repeat domain 21 isoform X1, with translation MKKWKWRQDRRKGWYRGNRQRPSSDEQWQEYNDAGPSHRASQREHDDQSASASSSSSKSNSGVPELPGFYFDPEKNRYFRLLPGHNNCNPLTREQLQEKEREKQRHKRLAEDECAKAPRSGLNTSLLLRKRHLGLLPVNSYCRLVHEVKVSGMKRHKLQIQSTDNSNPNTDNFRIIVGDSVCERVFTVNDVSHGGCKYGIMNFSSGSRGSLSVEMCDNLYFTNRKVVNSICWASVNYPDSHVLLCLVGAADTPGCVSLLPASLFSNSNPDQPGMLCSFKISTAWSCAWCFNPQFDKTFSTGLTRRVIVKDAETGRTQTYGVGTDVLAQHFALRVPVLFNGCRSGEIFSIDLRQRGRRDHSWKASRFHHESAITSVRVLQDENYLLAADMLGQIKMWDVRVRKPVLEYKGHHNEHAYLPIHVNEHEGLLLAVGQDCYTRLWSLKDGHLLRTIPSPHPAANDMIPSVVFSSNLGGSTGLPGLLMAVKHDLYYFPYNTDYQDGGEPSL, from the exons ATGAAGAAGTGGAAATGGCGACAAGATCGTCGAAAGGGTTGGTACAGAGGAAATCGACAGAGACCATCCAGCGACGAACAGTG GCAGGAGTATAATGATGCTGGGCCGTCTCACAGAGCATCTCAAAGGGAACATGATGACCAATCTGCCTCagcttcttcttcctcctctaaATCCAATAGCGGAGTACCAG AGCTGCCCGGTTTCTACTTTGACCCTGAGAAGAACCGTTACTTCCGTCTGCTTCCTGGACACAATAACTGCAACCCACTGACCAGAGAACAGCTGCAGGAAAAGGAAAGGGAGAAGCAGAGACATAAGAGACTGGCAGAAGATGAGTGTGCA AAGGCCCCAAGAAGTGGATTGAACACGTCCTTGTTGCTGCGCAAAAGGCATCTTGGGCTGTTACCTGTGAACTCCTATTGCAG GCTTGTCCATGAGGTAAAAGTCAGCGGAATGAAGCGCCACAAGCTACAGATTCAGAGCACAGACAACAGCAACCCAAACACAGACAACTTCAGGATCATCGTG GGGGATTCTGTGTGCGAGCGAGTGTTCACCGTCAACGACGTGTCTCACGGTGGCTGCAAGTACGGCATTATGAACTTCAGCAGTGGGAGCCGGGGCTCTTTGTCCGTGGAAATGTGCGATAATCTGTACTTCACCAACCGCAAGGTG gtgaACTCCATCTGCTGGGCCTCGGTCAACTACCCCGACTCTCATGTTCT GTTGTGTCTGGTGGGAGCGGCTGACACCCCCGGCTGTGTTAGTTTACTCCCTGCGTCGCTCTTCAGCAACTCTAACCCAG atcAACCAGGGATGCTGTGTAGCTTCAAGATATCTACAGCTTGGTCCTGCGCTTGGTGCTTCAACCCACAGTTTGATAAGACCTTCAGCACTG GCCTGACTCGTCGGGTCATCGTCAAGGATGCAGAGACGGGACGGACGCAGACGTACGGCGTCGGCACCGACGTCTTGGCACAGCATTTTGCTCTCAGG GTTCCTGTCCTGTTCAACGGCTGCCGATCGGGGGAGATTTTCAGCATAGACCTCCGGCAGCGTGGCCGCAGGGATCACAGCTGGAAGGCCAGTCGCTTCCACCACGAGTCAGCCATCACTTCCGTGCGAGTCCTGCAGGACGAGAACTATCTGCTGGCGGCAGACATGTTGGGTCAG ATCAAGATGTGGGATGTGCGAGTTAGGAAGCCTGTGCTGGAGTACAAAGGGCATCACAACGAGCACGCCTACCTCCCCATTCATGTCAATGAACATGAAGGCCTTTTGTTGGCAG TGGGCCAAGACTGCTACACAAGGCTGTGGAGCCTGAAGGACGGTCACCTGTTGAGGACCATCCCGTCGCCCCATCCAGCGGCCAACGACATGATCCCGAGTGTCGTCTTCTCCTCGAATTTGGGCGGCAGCACGGGGCTCCCCGGACTGCTCATGGCCGTCAAGCATGACCTGTACTACTTCCCATACAACACCGACTACCAGGACGGAGGGGAGCCATCGCTTTAA
- the wdr21 gene encoding WD repeat domain 21 isoform X2, translating to MKKWKWRQDRRKGWYRGNRQRPSSDEQWQEYNDAGPSHRASQREHDDQSASASSSSSKSNSGVPELPGFYFDPEKNRYFRLLPGHNNCNPLTREQLQEKEREKQRHKRLAEDECAKAPRSGLNTSLLLRKRHLGLLPVNSYCRLVHEVKVSGMKRHKLQIQSTDNSNPNTDNFRIIVGDSVCERVFTVNDVSHGGCKYGIMNFSSGSRGSLSVEMCDNLYFTNRKVNSICWASVNYPDSHVLLCLVGAADTPGCVSLLPASLFSNSNPDQPGMLCSFKISTAWSCAWCFNPQFDKTFSTGLTRRVIVKDAETGRTQTYGVGTDVLAQHFALRVPVLFNGCRSGEIFSIDLRQRGRRDHSWKASRFHHESAITSVRVLQDENYLLAADMLGQIKMWDVRVRKPVLEYKGHHNEHAYLPIHVNEHEGLLLAVGQDCYTRLWSLKDGHLLRTIPSPHPAANDMIPSVVFSSNLGGSTGLPGLLMAVKHDLYYFPYNTDYQDGGEPSL from the exons ATGAAGAAGTGGAAATGGCGACAAGATCGTCGAAAGGGTTGGTACAGAGGAAATCGACAGAGACCATCCAGCGACGAACAGTG GCAGGAGTATAATGATGCTGGGCCGTCTCACAGAGCATCTCAAAGGGAACATGATGACCAATCTGCCTCagcttcttcttcctcctctaaATCCAATAGCGGAGTACCAG AGCTGCCCGGTTTCTACTTTGACCCTGAGAAGAACCGTTACTTCCGTCTGCTTCCTGGACACAATAACTGCAACCCACTGACCAGAGAACAGCTGCAGGAAAAGGAAAGGGAGAAGCAGAGACATAAGAGACTGGCAGAAGATGAGTGTGCA AAGGCCCCAAGAAGTGGATTGAACACGTCCTTGTTGCTGCGCAAAAGGCATCTTGGGCTGTTACCTGTGAACTCCTATTGCAG GCTTGTCCATGAGGTAAAAGTCAGCGGAATGAAGCGCCACAAGCTACAGATTCAGAGCACAGACAACAGCAACCCAAACACAGACAACTTCAGGATCATCGTG GGGGATTCTGTGTGCGAGCGAGTGTTCACCGTCAACGACGTGTCTCACGGTGGCTGCAAGTACGGCATTATGAACTTCAGCAGTGGGAGCCGGGGCTCTTTGTCCGTGGAAATGTGCGATAATCTGTACTTCACCAACCGCAAG gtgaACTCCATCTGCTGGGCCTCGGTCAACTACCCCGACTCTCATGTTCT GTTGTGTCTGGTGGGAGCGGCTGACACCCCCGGCTGTGTTAGTTTACTCCCTGCGTCGCTCTTCAGCAACTCTAACCCAG atcAACCAGGGATGCTGTGTAGCTTCAAGATATCTACAGCTTGGTCCTGCGCTTGGTGCTTCAACCCACAGTTTGATAAGACCTTCAGCACTG GCCTGACTCGTCGGGTCATCGTCAAGGATGCAGAGACGGGACGGACGCAGACGTACGGCGTCGGCACCGACGTCTTGGCACAGCATTTTGCTCTCAGG GTTCCTGTCCTGTTCAACGGCTGCCGATCGGGGGAGATTTTCAGCATAGACCTCCGGCAGCGTGGCCGCAGGGATCACAGCTGGAAGGCCAGTCGCTTCCACCACGAGTCAGCCATCACTTCCGTGCGAGTCCTGCAGGACGAGAACTATCTGCTGGCGGCAGACATGTTGGGTCAG ATCAAGATGTGGGATGTGCGAGTTAGGAAGCCTGTGCTGGAGTACAAAGGGCATCACAACGAGCACGCCTACCTCCCCATTCATGTCAATGAACATGAAGGCCTTTTGTTGGCAG TGGGCCAAGACTGCTACACAAGGCTGTGGAGCCTGAAGGACGGTCACCTGTTGAGGACCATCCCGTCGCCCCATCCAGCGGCCAACGACATGATCCCGAGTGTCGTCTTCTCCTCGAATTTGGGCGGCAGCACGGGGCTCCCCGGACTGCTCATGGCCGTCAAGCATGACCTGTACTACTTCCCATACAACACCGACTACCAGGACGGAGGGGAGCCATCGCTTTAA
- the wdr21 gene encoding WD repeat domain 21 isoform X4, with the protein MKKWKWRQDRRKGWYRGNRQRPSSDEQQEYNDAGPSHRASQREHDDQSASASSSSSKSNSGVPELPGFYFDPEKNRYFRLLPGHNNCNPLTREQLQEKEREKQRHKRLAEDECAKAPRSGLNTSLLLRKRHLGLLPVNSYCRLVHEVKVSGMKRHKLQIQSTDNSNPNTDNFRIIVGDSVCERVFTVNDVSHGGCKYGIMNFSSGSRGSLSVEMCDNLYFTNRKVNSICWASVNYPDSHVLLCLVGAADTPGCVSLLPASLFSNSNPDQPGMLCSFKISTAWSCAWCFNPQFDKTFSTGLTRRVIVKDAETGRTQTYGVGTDVLAQHFALRVPVLFNGCRSGEIFSIDLRQRGRRDHSWKASRFHHESAITSVRVLQDENYLLAADMLGQIKMWDVRVRKPVLEYKGHHNEHAYLPIHVNEHEGLLLAVGQDCYTRLWSLKDGHLLRTIPSPHPAANDMIPSVVFSSNLGGSTGLPGLLMAVKHDLYYFPYNTDYQDGGEPSL; encoded by the exons ATGAAGAAGTGGAAATGGCGACAAGATCGTCGAAAGGGTTGGTACAGAGGAAATCGACAGAGACCATCCAGCGACGAACA GCAGGAGTATAATGATGCTGGGCCGTCTCACAGAGCATCTCAAAGGGAACATGATGACCAATCTGCCTCagcttcttcttcctcctctaaATCCAATAGCGGAGTACCAG AGCTGCCCGGTTTCTACTTTGACCCTGAGAAGAACCGTTACTTCCGTCTGCTTCCTGGACACAATAACTGCAACCCACTGACCAGAGAACAGCTGCAGGAAAAGGAAAGGGAGAAGCAGAGACATAAGAGACTGGCAGAAGATGAGTGTGCA AAGGCCCCAAGAAGTGGATTGAACACGTCCTTGTTGCTGCGCAAAAGGCATCTTGGGCTGTTACCTGTGAACTCCTATTGCAG GCTTGTCCATGAGGTAAAAGTCAGCGGAATGAAGCGCCACAAGCTACAGATTCAGAGCACAGACAACAGCAACCCAAACACAGACAACTTCAGGATCATCGTG GGGGATTCTGTGTGCGAGCGAGTGTTCACCGTCAACGACGTGTCTCACGGTGGCTGCAAGTACGGCATTATGAACTTCAGCAGTGGGAGCCGGGGCTCTTTGTCCGTGGAAATGTGCGATAATCTGTACTTCACCAACCGCAAG gtgaACTCCATCTGCTGGGCCTCGGTCAACTACCCCGACTCTCATGTTCT GTTGTGTCTGGTGGGAGCGGCTGACACCCCCGGCTGTGTTAGTTTACTCCCTGCGTCGCTCTTCAGCAACTCTAACCCAG atcAACCAGGGATGCTGTGTAGCTTCAAGATATCTACAGCTTGGTCCTGCGCTTGGTGCTTCAACCCACAGTTTGATAAGACCTTCAGCACTG GCCTGACTCGTCGGGTCATCGTCAAGGATGCAGAGACGGGACGGACGCAGACGTACGGCGTCGGCACCGACGTCTTGGCACAGCATTTTGCTCTCAGG GTTCCTGTCCTGTTCAACGGCTGCCGATCGGGGGAGATTTTCAGCATAGACCTCCGGCAGCGTGGCCGCAGGGATCACAGCTGGAAGGCCAGTCGCTTCCACCACGAGTCAGCCATCACTTCCGTGCGAGTCCTGCAGGACGAGAACTATCTGCTGGCGGCAGACATGTTGGGTCAG ATCAAGATGTGGGATGTGCGAGTTAGGAAGCCTGTGCTGGAGTACAAAGGGCATCACAACGAGCACGCCTACCTCCCCATTCATGTCAATGAACATGAAGGCCTTTTGTTGGCAG TGGGCCAAGACTGCTACACAAGGCTGTGGAGCCTGAAGGACGGTCACCTGTTGAGGACCATCCCGTCGCCCCATCCAGCGGCCAACGACATGATCCCGAGTGTCGTCTTCTCCTCGAATTTGGGCGGCAGCACGGGGCTCCCCGGACTGCTCATGGCCGTCAAGCATGACCTGTACTACTTCCCATACAACACCGACTACCAGGACGGAGGGGAGCCATCGCTTTAA
- the wdr21 gene encoding WD repeat domain 21 isoform X3 codes for MKKWKWRQDRRKGWYRGNRQRPSSDEQQEYNDAGPSHRASQREHDDQSASASSSSSKSNSGVPELPGFYFDPEKNRYFRLLPGHNNCNPLTREQLQEKEREKQRHKRLAEDECAKAPRSGLNTSLLLRKRHLGLLPVNSYCRLVHEVKVSGMKRHKLQIQSTDNSNPNTDNFRIIVGDSVCERVFTVNDVSHGGCKYGIMNFSSGSRGSLSVEMCDNLYFTNRKVVNSICWASVNYPDSHVLLCLVGAADTPGCVSLLPASLFSNSNPDQPGMLCSFKISTAWSCAWCFNPQFDKTFSTGLTRRVIVKDAETGRTQTYGVGTDVLAQHFALRVPVLFNGCRSGEIFSIDLRQRGRRDHSWKASRFHHESAITSVRVLQDENYLLAADMLGQIKMWDVRVRKPVLEYKGHHNEHAYLPIHVNEHEGLLLAVGQDCYTRLWSLKDGHLLRTIPSPHPAANDMIPSVVFSSNLGGSTGLPGLLMAVKHDLYYFPYNTDYQDGGEPSL; via the exons ATGAAGAAGTGGAAATGGCGACAAGATCGTCGAAAGGGTTGGTACAGAGGAAATCGACAGAGACCATCCAGCGACGAACA GCAGGAGTATAATGATGCTGGGCCGTCTCACAGAGCATCTCAAAGGGAACATGATGACCAATCTGCCTCagcttcttcttcctcctctaaATCCAATAGCGGAGTACCAG AGCTGCCCGGTTTCTACTTTGACCCTGAGAAGAACCGTTACTTCCGTCTGCTTCCTGGACACAATAACTGCAACCCACTGACCAGAGAACAGCTGCAGGAAAAGGAAAGGGAGAAGCAGAGACATAAGAGACTGGCAGAAGATGAGTGTGCA AAGGCCCCAAGAAGTGGATTGAACACGTCCTTGTTGCTGCGCAAAAGGCATCTTGGGCTGTTACCTGTGAACTCCTATTGCAG GCTTGTCCATGAGGTAAAAGTCAGCGGAATGAAGCGCCACAAGCTACAGATTCAGAGCACAGACAACAGCAACCCAAACACAGACAACTTCAGGATCATCGTG GGGGATTCTGTGTGCGAGCGAGTGTTCACCGTCAACGACGTGTCTCACGGTGGCTGCAAGTACGGCATTATGAACTTCAGCAGTGGGAGCCGGGGCTCTTTGTCCGTGGAAATGTGCGATAATCTGTACTTCACCAACCGCAAGGTG gtgaACTCCATCTGCTGGGCCTCGGTCAACTACCCCGACTCTCATGTTCT GTTGTGTCTGGTGGGAGCGGCTGACACCCCCGGCTGTGTTAGTTTACTCCCTGCGTCGCTCTTCAGCAACTCTAACCCAG atcAACCAGGGATGCTGTGTAGCTTCAAGATATCTACAGCTTGGTCCTGCGCTTGGTGCTTCAACCCACAGTTTGATAAGACCTTCAGCACTG GCCTGACTCGTCGGGTCATCGTCAAGGATGCAGAGACGGGACGGACGCAGACGTACGGCGTCGGCACCGACGTCTTGGCACAGCATTTTGCTCTCAGG GTTCCTGTCCTGTTCAACGGCTGCCGATCGGGGGAGATTTTCAGCATAGACCTCCGGCAGCGTGGCCGCAGGGATCACAGCTGGAAGGCCAGTCGCTTCCACCACGAGTCAGCCATCACTTCCGTGCGAGTCCTGCAGGACGAGAACTATCTGCTGGCGGCAGACATGTTGGGTCAG ATCAAGATGTGGGATGTGCGAGTTAGGAAGCCTGTGCTGGAGTACAAAGGGCATCACAACGAGCACGCCTACCTCCCCATTCATGTCAATGAACATGAAGGCCTTTTGTTGGCAG TGGGCCAAGACTGCTACACAAGGCTGTGGAGCCTGAAGGACGGTCACCTGTTGAGGACCATCCCGTCGCCCCATCCAGCGGCCAACGACATGATCCCGAGTGTCGTCTTCTCCTCGAATTTGGGCGGCAGCACGGGGCTCCCCGGACTGCTCATGGCCGTCAAGCATGACCTGTACTACTTCCCATACAACACCGACTACCAGGACGGAGGGGAGCCATCGCTTTAA
- the zfyve1 gene encoding zinc finger FYVE domain-containing protein 1, whose protein sequence is MSGQSPAVDKGMNTVLVCQESYACGGSDEAAFECDECGSLQCTRCELELHRQERMRNHDRVRITPGHVPFCDACKGDNSCAGRLRAVVRCQGCKINLCLDCQKRTHGGVNKRKHPLTPYPPAKAPHESSVTDGESEMEILKLKLEKVCSFLLVDEREEMQVKNEEDFVSRLGCTPDELLKVVSIFGNTGEGKSYTLNHTFFLGREVFKTSPTQESCTVGVWAALDPIHRVVVIDTEGLLGAGANQGQRTRLLLKVLAVSDVVIYRTHADRLHDDLFKFLGDASDAYLKHFTKELKATTARCGLDVPLSTLGPAVIIFHETVHTKLLGSDKPSESAERLLQERFRKLGLFPEAFSSIQYRGTRTYNPPTDFSGLLRSLEQQLDNNNTRSPRSASVIFKALQALSERFCGEIPDERMTSNSFFPDEYFTCSSICLSCGSGCKRSMNHLKEGLDHEAKHRCRYSAQYDNRIYTCKACYEGGKEVIVVPKTTASSDSPWFGLAIYAWSGYVIECPNCGVIYRSRQYWYGNQDPVETVVRTEIQHIWPGSDSFLKDNNNAAQRLLDGVKYISQSVSELSVKPAKAVTSWLTDQIAPAYWKPNSLILNCHKCGEEFQPNDTKHHCRACGEGFCDTCSSKTRPVPERGWGLAPVRVCDACFHNRGIPTELLDAALEEEGGTLIARKVGEAVQNTLGAVVGAIDIPLGLVKDAARPAYWVPDQDIQSCCECQREFTPRLSIHHCRACGQGVCDDCSQERRPVPSRGWDHPVRVCNGCSQKSGEL, encoded by the exons ATGAGTGGCCAAAGTCCGGCGGTGGATAAAGGAATGAACACAGTCCTGGTCTGCCAGGAGAGCTACGCCTGTGGAGGGTCAGACGAGGCTGCGTTCGAATGCGATGAATGCGGCAGCTTGCAGTGCACCCGCTGTGAACTGGAGCTCCACCGCCAGGAGCGCATGAGGAATCACGACCGGGTTCGGATCACGCCGGGTCACGTTCCCTTCTGCGACGCCTGTAAAGGTGACAACAGCTGCGCCGGCAGACTCAGAGCGGTGGTGCGCTGCCAGGGCTGTAAGATCAACCTGTGTTTGGACTGCCAGAAACGCACTCATGGCGGAGTCAACAAGCGGAAGCACCCTCTGACGCCTTATCCCCCCGCCAAGGCTCCTCACGAGAGCAGCGTGACCGACGGGGAGTCAGAGATGGAGATCCTCAAGTTGAAGCTGGAGAAGGTGTGCAGCTTCCTGCTGGTTGATGAGAGGGAGGAAATGCAG GTGAAGAATGAGGAGGACTTTGTCAGCAGACTTGGCTGCACCCCTGATGAGCTTCTCAAGGTGGTCTCCATCTTTGGCAACACCGGGGAGGGCAAATCTTACACCCTGAACCACACCTTCTTTCTTGGAAGAGAAGTGTTTAAGACTTCCCCCACACAAGAGTCTTGCACCGTGGGTGTTTGGGCAGCTTTGGACCCTATCCATAGAGTTGTAGTCATTGACACAGAGGGTTTGCTTGGGGCCG GAGCTAACCAAGGTCAGCGAACGCGTCTTCTTCTGAAGGTCCTGGCTGTTTCTGACGTGGTTATCTACCGAACACATGCGGACCGTCTCCACGACGATCTCTTTAAGTTCCTCGGAGACGCGTCAGACGCCTACCTGAAACACTTTACAAAAGAGCTGAAGGCAACAACGGCCCGCTGCGGTCTGGACGTTCCGCTGTCGACGCTGGGTCCAGCGGTGATTATTTTCCATGAGACCGTCCACACCAAGCTTCTAGGATCAG ACAAACCGTCTGAGTCGGCTGAGCGTCTGCTCCAGGAACGATTCAGGAAACTGGGGCTTTTCCCTGAGGCTTTCAGCTCCATCCAGTACCGCGGGACTCGCACCTACAACCCTCCCACAGACTTCAGCGGCTTGCTGCGCAGCCTGGAGCAGCAGTTGGATAACAACAACACCCGATCGCCGCGTTCTGCAAGCGTCATCTTCAAGGCTCTGCAG GCCTTGAGTGAGCGTTTCTGTGGGGAGATCCCAGATGAACGAATGACCAGTAACTCCTTTTTCCCAGATGAGTATTTCACCTGCTCCAGCATCTGCCTCAGCTGTGG GTCAGGCTGCAAGAGAAGCATGAATCACTTAAAAGAGGGACTCGACCATGAAGCCAAACATCGTTGCCGCTACTCTGCGCAGTACGACAACCGCATCTACACTTGCAAG GCCTGCTACGAGGGCGGGAAGGAAGTGATTGTGGTTCCCAAGACGACGGCCTCATCCGACTCACCGTGGTTTGGCCTGGCCATCTACGCCTGGTCAGG ATATGTAATCGAGTGCCCGAACTGCGGAGTAATCTACAGAAGCAGACAGTACTGGTATGGAAACCAGGATCCGGTGGAAACAGTGGTGAGGACAGAGATCCAGCACATCTGGCCTGGG TCTGACAGCTTTTTGAAAGACAACAACAACGCGGCCCAAAGGTTGTTGGATGGAGTCAAATACATTTCTCAGTCGGTCTCTGAACTCAGCGTCAAACCTGCCAAAGCGGTCACTTCCTGGTTGACCGACCAGATTGCTCCTGCCTACTGGAAACCTAATTCCCTTATCTTG AATTGTCACAAATGTGGGGAGGAGTTTCAGCCTAATGACACCAAGCACCACTGCCGCGCCTGCGGAGAGGGTTTCTGTGACACCTGCTCTTCCAAAACCCGGCCGGTCCCGGAGAGGGGCTGGGGGCTCGCGCCGGTCCGGGTCTGCGATGCTTGTTTTCACAACCGAGGAATTCCaacgg AGTTACTGGATGCTGCCTTGGAGGAAGAGGGAGGCACCCTGATAGCAAGAAAGGTTGGCGAGGCAGTACAAAACACTTTGGGTGCTGTCGTTGGTGCCATTGATATACCTTTAG GTCTAGTAAAGGACGCTGCTCGCCCTGCCTACTGGGTCCCAGACCAGGACATCCAGTCCTGCTGCGAGTGCCAAAGAGAGTTCACGCCACGTCTGTCCATCCACCACTGCCGCGCCTGCGGCCAGGGAGTGTGTGACGACTGCTCTCAGGAGCGCCGCCCGGTGCCGTCCCGAGGCTGGGACCACCCGGTGCGCGTCTGCAACGGCTGTAGCCAGAAATCCGGGGAGCTCTAG
- the pigh gene encoding phosphatidylinositol N-acetylglucosaminyltransferase subunit H — protein sequence MEDEAFSNISGKAISLDCQTHSSFCREFTVSSPKMSIGKVMVYTCSVWLIAYAVFFFTENTTVLSSAILITLTGMMLHIHFVKVDHESLLVIGSLGIQVSSSYASGREVTTFIEMSRIKDIVINEAVYLNQIIYYLCVLLKEPSEPNVVSSVVPLFQSSKPRLNCLAKVYESCQDILSKCQ from the exons ATGGAGGACGAAGCATTCTCTAATATAAGCGGCAAAGCGATATCCCTGGATTGTCAGACTCACTCCAGCTTTTGCAGGGAGTTCACTGTTAGCTCCCCCAAGATGTCCATCGGTAAAGTGATGGTGTACACTTGTTCTGTGTGGCTCATAGCTTATGCTGTGTTCTTCTTCACAGAG AACACCACAGTTCTCTCCAGTGCTATTCTCATCACCCTCACTGGCATGATGCTTCACATCCACTTTGTGAAGGTGGACCACGAGTCTCTCCTTGTCATTGGCTCCCTGGGCATCCAAGTGTCCTCCAGCTACGCGTCAGGTCGCGAGGTCACCACTTTCATCGAGATGAGCAGGATCAAAGATATTGTCATCAATGAAGCTGTTTACCTG AATCAGATCATCTACTACCTGTGTGTGCTGTTAAAGGAGCCTTCAGAACCCAATGTAGTCTCAAGTGTTGTCCCATTGTTTCAG AGTTCCAAGCCGAGGCTCAACTGCTTAGCGAAGGTTTACGAGAGCTGTCAAGATATTCTGTCCAAGTGCCAATGA
- the rhov gene encoding rho-related GTP-binding protein RhoV: MPPQMDYFYHESRVPSACGLTREDELDPDVISCMLVGDGAVGKTSMIISYISNGYPAEYQQTGFDVFSGQVQVEGSPVKIQLLDTAGQEEFDEFRALSYAHADVFLLCFSMVDPDSFHNITKKWVPDIRAHNASSPIILVGTQLDRLLDVNVLINLDKCKVKPVLSSRARSLADKIRATDYIECSSLTQKNLKEAFDEAIFAAIKNKTRKGKKRRFSDRRTKAFSRCSWKKFFCFI; encoded by the exons ATGCCACCCCAAATGGATTACTTTTACCACGAGTCCCGAGTCCCTTCAGCTTGCGGGCTTACCCGGGAGGACGAGCTGGACCCCGATGTGATCAGCTGCATGCTGGTCGGAGACGGAGCGGTGGGGAAGACCAGCATGATCATCAGCTACATCTCCAACGGATACCCGGCGGAGTATCAGCAGACAGGGTTTGATGTGTTTTCTG GTCAGGTCCAAGTGGAAGGGTCTCCAGTAAAAATTCAACTTCTGGACACAGCTGGACAG GAAGAGTTTGACGAGTTCCGAGCTCTGTCCTACGCCCATGCCGACGTCTTCCTCCTGTGCTTCAGCATGGTCGATCCCGACTCGTTCCACAACATCACCAAGAAGTGGGTGCCGGACATCCGGGCCCACAACGCGTCCTCGCCCATCATCCTCGTCGGGACTCAGCTGGACCGGCTGCTGGACGTCAACGTCCTCATCAACCTGGACAAGTGCAAAGTCAAGCCGGTACTGAGCTCACGGGCCCGGAGCCTGGCGGACAAGATCCGGGCCACGGACTACATCGAGTGCTCGTCGCTGACGCAGAAGAACTTGAAGGAGGCGTTCGATGAGGCTATTTTTGCCGCCATTAAGAACAAAACGCGCAAGGGGAAGAAAAGGAGGTTTTCCGACAGGCGCACCAAAGCTTTCTCGAGGTGCAGCTGGAAGAAGTTCTTCTGCTTCATCTGA